The sequence acacaggaggttagtgaacaaaattagagcacatgggattgggggcaatataaaAACCACAAAAACAGGAGCACGCTAATGATAGAGCAGCACAAATCACACAGCAATTTGTGGAGATTCACAACTAGCGGCGTATCTCCATCACCACAAATTGCTGCTTTTCTTCATACTTTCATAAGGGGCATCGTGAACTTGCTGTTATTTTTACAGAAATTTCCAGGCCATTATCTTCTAATTTTTTTTCTTGAGTTTCATTGCATAAAGGGATATAAATCTGGTGGCCTATGAATATTTGCTCTGCCCAAGTGTTCAGTTTCATTCAGATCAATAGCACAAGTGATTGCTCAAAAGACAGACAGTGCACTTTAAACTAATAAGATTCACTTTTGCTATAGGAAGAATTACCATAAAACCTAAATTAATTTTATTTGATTCTATTTTCTGTCAAGAATATTCAGACATTGTTAGTTGTAGGGTTACAGAAggcagtgctgaactgtcggaaggAGATGGAGGTACGAAACAGATGGGCAAGAGAATTCTAAATATGAAAGACACAGACTAAACAAAGACTAATGGAAAAACAGGTGGATAAGATTAATGAGTGAAACCGGAGTTGATAGTTGAACTGACCACAGGCTACAAGACAATCATGTAGTGCTTTATTTAAGTGTAGGGGCATGGGTTCATAAACAGAAGGGCATGTAGAAGCATTTTGTACTTCCCCCACTGCCAATTAATTGCAACTGACATTACTTCCATATTTTAGATAGTAAATTTGTATTTATAATTTAGATATAGTAAACATGCAGATTTTGAAAATGAACTAGCACCTGATTAACTTGAGGCATTTTCTCCAGCTTCAGGATACTATGAAGTATTAAGGCCCATACTTTCTTTCGAAGGATGAACTATGTTATTTTTACAAATTTAATAGGTTAACCATTCTTAATTTTTATGGGGGTTTGAAAAATTTAAACTTAGATTTTTAATGCGTAGAAAATTCTATTAAATTTCATTCTCTAAACCCTAGCATAATACTGTCATTTTCAATTCAGTCATGGTACATAAATGATTGAAACCAGCTTCACACACAGAAGTCATGTAACTACTTAATTTGACACAATTATTTCAACAATTATTGGACATGTCTGAGACCTGTAATACCTGACTGGCAACAATTTGCATTGGACCTTCTGAAATGGGCATCAGTAAATTGAATTTTTTGTATTTTATTTTTATGCCCCATTAACTTTTTTTCCCAGGTGAGTATTTCAATTTAGAtatgacaagtggtgttccacagcagGCCTGTGTTTGCACTTCTCTTATTTGCTACATAGATGAATAGTCTGGATTTAGAAATTGCTGCCACCATCAAATTAGGAGTATGGGAAATTATGAAGATGGATAAAAATGTCAGACATAGCTAGGCTAACATTATACTAAAATGCAAGTGATATTGAATAGGGACGATGTATGATACTGAAATGACTAGAACACTGAATACTTTGCCTTTACACCCAAAGAGGCTAATAAAATGGAAATGATAACAGTAGAAGTTAAGGAAGGTATTGCACAGATAAAAAGATACCAGACAAACTAGCCAAACTTTAGGTCAAGAGCccaggtccagatggattgcagtgACAGATATTCAAAAGAAACTAAGGAGGCGATAGCAGGAGCACTATTATCCTGTATAAAAATTCAATAGTAATAGTGCCAGACGATTGGCAAACAGTAATTCCTATCTTCATAAAAAGGAGATACACATAAaggaccagttagcttaacctcagtggtgggaaataaTATAACAAAAATAGTCAGCATGAATTGTGATAGGAAGTTGTGTTTAACcaaacttattgaattctttgGAAGAAGTCCTAAAGAGTAGACAAAGGCAATGCTGTGGTTGCAGTAtgcatggactttcagaaggccttcAATAAAACGTGCCACATGAGAGATCCAAGGAGACGGTTAGGGTGTGCAGAGTCAGAGGCCAGATAGTGGAATGGATTGAAAGATAGCTATGAAGCAGAAAATAGGAGTTGACAAAAGTTTCTCAACAGGCAGAAAGTAGAAAGTGGTGTCTGCAGGGATTCGTGCTGGCACCAATGTTGTTCACCatgtacataaatgacttggaataAGGAATCAGACAGATGGTGTTGAAATTTCCAGATGACACCAAATCTGCGGAGTTGCTAATATTAAAGGACTACACCAAAATACAGGAAAATGTAAACTGGCTTGCAGCTAAATAGCAACTAAGCTTCAATATAACCAAGCATGAGATGGTTCATTTCTGGTAGGAAAAATAAAGTCATTTATGCCTTGGGATTTTAAGAAACTAAACGAAGTTGTGCAGCAGAGGTCTAGGAATACAGATACATACATCACAAAAAGTTTCCCCTCTATTTCCATATTCAGCAAATTGTAATTCTTTTATTTTATTCTCCTCCCAGAGTGTTCCCATCATTGTATAGATCCTCAAGATTTTAGCCCACATACTTCAAACTTATATGGCAACTTCAttgatagaccagaaactgaactggaccagccacataaatgctgtagctacaagagcaggtcagaggctgggaattctgcagcgagtatctcacctcctgactccccaaagcctgtccaccatgtacaaggcacaagtcagaagtgtgatggaatgctctccacctgcctggatggggcagcaacaatactcaagaagctcaacaccatccaggacaaagcagcgtgcttgattggcacccaatccaccaccaacacacagtggcaacagtgtgtaccatttacaagatgcagtgcagcaacttaccaaggctcctttgacaacaccttccaaacccatgacctctaccaactggaaggacaagggcagcagat comes from Heterodontus francisci isolate sHetFra1 chromosome 5, sHetFra1.hap1, whole genome shotgun sequence and encodes:
- the LOC137370244 gene encoding uncharacterized protein, which codes for MWSRRPGCASQIPIIRSYQVFTGLRQTLKMLLGAQIKNHQWMWGIWIFRRLLIRSHTGECSHHCIDPQDFSPHTSNLYGNFIDRPETELDQPHKCCSYKSRSEAGNSAASISPPDSPKPVHHVQGTSQKCDGMLSTCLDGAATILKKLNTIQDKAACLIGTQSTTNTQWQQCVPFTRCSAATYQGSFDNTFQTHDLYQLEGQGQQMHGNTTTCKFPSKLHTILI